One Thiocapsa sp. genomic window, GCAGTCTTCGACAAACACCAGCTCAATCGGCTGGTCGGGATCGTCGAAGACGGCGGTGATCCGCCGGTGCAGTTCCGGCAGGCTCTCCGCCGATCGGTAGACGGGCATGACGAAAGAGATCATTTCCGGAATACCCCCAGCACCGAGGTGCCCCAAGGAAACCGCAGCCAGTGCCCCAGGGGGGTCTCGGCCGCAAACACGGCTGTCAACGGCAGGTTCAGCGCCGCCGGGGGCACCTGGTGGGTCTTGTGCAGCAGCGCCGTTTTGTCCTCTTCGCTCATGCCGTCGATCCCTCGGTGCTGTCGTGCCAGCCAATAGAGCGGACTCAGCAGGAACATGAAATAGCGCGCATCGCAGAGCGAGAGACCCGCCTGCTCGCCGAGGCGCGCGAAGTCGGCGCGGGTGTAGCGGCGCAGGTGGTGTGCCAAGTCATCGTTGTAGCTCCAGAACTGTCGAAAGGCCGGCGTGGTGACGAACAGCAGTCCTCCGGGCTTGAGCGCATCCCGCGCTTGGCGCAGCGCATTCAGGTCGTCGGGCAGGTGCTCGATCACGTCCAGGAGAAAGGCGACATCCCAGCGATCGCGCCAACCCAAGTTCATCAGATCGATCCGGTAACGCTCCACCCCCTCGGGCAGCACACCG contains:
- a CDS encoding class I SAM-dependent methyltransferase; protein product: MGYVQNQEGIYQPPFHVEHRDDEYPEDGFTTLWAMQERHFWYRGRHRFLLHALDRYRPASAGPLSAVDLGGGVGGWVRYLADRRPGQYRPLALADSSRTALRMAGGVLPEGVERYRIDLMNLGWRDRWDVAFLLDVIEHLPDDLNALRQARDALKPGGLLFVTTPAFRQFWSYNDDLAHHLRRYTRADFARLGEQAGLSLCDARYFMFLLSPLYWLARQHRGIDGMSEEDKTALLHKTHQVPPAALNLPLTAVFAAETPLGHWLRFPWGTSVLGVFRK